The following coding sequences are from one Schizosaccharomyces osmophilus chromosome 1, complete sequence window:
- the pcm2 gene encoding protein-L-isoaspartate O-methyltransferase Pcm2 yields MIFGLFNFFSLTILLLNFGLVFPLFNMAWECGASSNAALVRNLNLAGIISKPRAIEAMKHTDRKFYCPHFSYADSPQTIGYSATISAPHMHGIALQELEPKLQPGNRALDIGSGSGYLVAAMARMVGKTGYVKGVEHIQGLVDLSKKNLQEDAKHDPLIDYMVEHKRIEVVRGDGRLGSPEDEQFDAIHVGAAASELPKRLTEQLKIHGKMIIPVGTAFQDIFVYDKHADGKLSKKSLFSVRYVPLTDPPSDYEDM; encoded by the coding sequence ATGATTTTTGGactcttcaatttcttctctttgactattcttttattgaaCTTTGGCCTAGTGTTTCCTTTATTCAATATGGCGTGGGAGTGCGGTGCCTCATCAAATGCAGCTCTTGTTCGAAATTTAAATCTGGCGGGGATTATATCGAAGCCGCGGGCAATTGAAGCGATGAAACACACCGATCGCAAGTTTTATTGCCCTCACTTCTCTTATGCAGACTCACCACAGACTATAGGGTATAGTGCTACTATATCCGCTCCCCATATGCATGGTATTGCTCTGCAAGAGTTGGAGCCGAAGCTTCAACCGGGTAACAGAGCTTTAGACATTGGTTCAGGAAGCGGGTATTTGGTGGCTGCTATGGCTCGTATGGTAGGAAAAACAGGTTATGTTAAAGGTGTTGAGCACATACAAGGACTCGTCGAtttgtcaaaaaagaatttgcaAGAAGACGCAAAACATGACCCGTTGATTGATTACATGGTGGAGCATAAAAGGATTGAGGTTGTCCGTGGCGACGGAAGGCTAGGTTCACCTGAAGATGAACAGTTCGATGCAATCCACGTAGGTGCTGCTGCCTCCGAACTTCCAAAACGGTTGACTGAGCAACTGAAAATCCATGGGAAAATGATTATCCCGGTGGGAACAGCGTTTCAGGATATATTTGTATACGATAAACACGCTGATGGaaagctttcaaaaaagtccTTGTTTTCTGTACGTTATGTACCTTTGACTGATCCTCCAAGTGATTATGAAGATATGTGA
- a CDS encoding SNO4 protein: MTLNNTKKVLLGTTSYYGPFYLNGMKTGAFFSETLVPYKVFKKAGYEVQIVSETGQCMFDDLSLMNMALGKLEKQVLDDKDDDFWTCLKNAKAAKEVNPNEYPLLFVAGGHGAMFDLPIAKDMQDLAAKIYDNKGILAAVCHGPVLLVHVKNSKCPAGKSVVYGKNVTAFTHAGEVMMGLSTPLKNHNIGFLNEILEQAEARYINPSTPVSDFVQVDGRIVTGVNPESAESTAKAAIETLESKLSRP; encoded by the coding sequence ATGACCTTAAACAATACCAAGAAAGTGCTGTTGGGTACCACTAGTTACTATGGccctttttatttaaatgGCATGAAAACAggagcttttttttctgaaacGCTTGTTCCATACaaagtattcaaaaaagctGGGTACGAGGTACAAATAGTATCGGAGACAGGGCAGTGCATGTTTGATGATCTTTCCTTGATGAATATGGCATTAGGAAAGTTGGAGAAGCAAGTTCTCGATGATAAGGATGATGACTTTTGGACTTGCTTGAAAAATGCTAAAGCTGCTAAAGAGGTTAACCCTAACGAATACCCATTGTTATTTGTTGCAGGAGGACATGGTGCAATGTTTGACCTACCTATAGCCAAAGACATGCAAGACTTGGCAGCTAAAATATATGATAATAAAGGGATTTTAGCTGCTGTTTGTCATGGACCCGTTTTGTTGGTGCATGTTAAAAACTCCAAGTGCCCTGCAGGAAAATCTGTTGTTTATGGGAAAAATGTCACCGCATTTACGCATGCGGGTGAAGTAATGATGGGGCTTTCTACTCCATTGAAAAATCACAATATTGGATTCTTGAATGAAATTTTAGAACAGGCTGAAGCGAGATACATTAACCCCAGTACTCCAGTGTCTGATTTTGTTCAGGTTGACGGTAGAATAGTAACCGGAGTGAATCCTGAAAGTGCTGAATCAACCGCCAAAGCGGCTATCGAAACTCTAGAGTCCAAGTTATCTCGACCATAA
- a CDS encoding meiotically up-regulated 180 protein-like: MMSFSFFLRLITLPFVWIWTAILYVTVGTRFREQEAFQKSFSLNLFAMSYTHLSSGTTLKDFKYIDGGKSLFGILEKNENKFNPSKSLPSYGEVFTRKDTEKIIPDSAWLAKHPQEMGKEDSVIVYLHGGMLCHSISPVQISAFSNMYTLLKKKGSKPPSMLFIDYSLLPNGNTYPTPILECLNVYDKLVSLGYKKILLVGDSSGGYLSLSMLYYLNERSKTNKVVWPHGVALVSPWLDLNNAEKTKSYKNNANKDVLTFEVSQKYGKEFFQRNENLYSLPLANINLNTSDDIWAELPPLRKGNFLVVVGKDEILRDSILEWCLEKSSLSKNYPERIMIENKGIHDGLFVTETFMLLRKYITFEEWSQKFGVNALYNFIKEMDDNLS, translated from the coding sequence ATGAtgtctttttcattctttttgcgGTTAATTACCCTTCCGTTTGTATGGATTTGGACAGCTATTTTGTATGTAACCGTGGGGACAAGATTTCGAGAACAAGaagcatttcaaaaaagcttttctcTGAATTTGTTTGCTATGAGCTATACGCATCTAAGTAGTGGGACGACGTTGAAAGATTTTAAATACATCGATGGGGGAAAGAGTTTGTTTGGTATACTAGAAAAAAACGAGAACAAATTCAATCCTTCTAAAAGTCTTCCTAGCTATGGAGAAGTATTCACTCGAAAAGATACTGAAAAAATTATCCCCGATTCCGCATGGCTTGCTAAACATCCTCAAGAAATGGGTAAAGAGGACTCCGTTATCGTCTATCTTCATGGCGGAATGTTGTGCCATTCTATTTCACCGGTTCAGATTTCTGCGTTCAGTAATATGTATACTCtgcttaaaaaaaaaggatcaaAACCGCCTTCTATGTTGTTTATCGATTATTCTTTGCTACCTAACGGAAACACCTATCCAACACCAATTCTTGAATGCTTAAATGTTTATGACAAGTTGGTTTCCCTTGGATACAAGAAAATACTTCTAGTCGGTGACTCTTCTGGTGGGTACCTCTCGCTGTCTATGCTTTACTATTTAAACGAAAGgtccaaaacaaacaaggtAGTCTGGCCTCATGGTGTAGCGTTAGTTTCACCTTGGTTGGATTTGAACAATGCCGAAAAAACCAAAtcttataaaaataatgcTAATAAAGATGTGCTCACCTTCGAGGTTTCGCAaaaatatggaaaagaattttttcaacGAAATGAGAATTTATACTCTTTGCCATTAGCAAATATAAATTTGAACACTTCAGATGATATTTGGGCAGAACTTCCACCTTTGCGTAAAGGTAACTTTCTGGTAGTGGTTGGCAAGGACGAAATCTTGAGAGACAGTATTTTGGAATGGTGCCTCGAAAAGTCCTCTCTAAGTAAAAATTATCCTGAAAGGATAATGATCGAAAACAAGGGCATTCATGATGGTTTGTTCGTTACAGAAACTTTTATGCTCTTGAGGAAATATATAACTTTTGAGGAATGGTCTCAAAAGTTTGGAGTGAATGCACTGTATAactttataaaagaaatggaCGATAACCTAAGTTAA
- the hry1 gene encoding HHE domain cation binding protein, which produces MSRISDVVFKDHRELQDQYKKIKTAKDADTAIRWQNQFVWELARHSIGEEIVVYPKFKKYLGEVGAELAEKDRNEHQIVKDYLYKFQSLKPNQTEFLPTIDALMANLQKHIEEEESQDFPQLESKLLADESQEMAHSFQRTKMFVPTHSHPSAPNKPPFETIVGLLSAPLDKLQDLMKRWPQ; this is translated from the coding sequence ATGTCGAGAATCTCAGACGTAGTATTCAAAGATCACCGAGAGTTACAGGATCAATACAAAAAGATCAAGACCGCCAAGGATGCAGACACTGCAATTCGTTGGCAAAACCAATTTGTATGGGAATTGGCTCGCCATTCAATAGGCGAAGAAATTGTCGTTTATCCaaagtttaaaaaataccTTGGAGAAGTTGGAGCAGAACTTGCAGAGAAAGATCGAAACGAGCATCAAATTGTCAAAgattatttatataaatttcaGTCTTTGAAGCCTAATCAAACGGAATTCCTCCCGACAATTGATGCCTTGATGGCAaaccttcaaaaacatattgaagaagaagaatctcaAGATTTTCCTCAATTAGAAAGTAAATTGCTGGCAGATGAGTCACAGGAGATGGCGCACAGTTTTCAAAGAACAAAGATGTTTGTTCCTACCCACAGCCATCCATCTGCCCCTAACAAGCCTCCCTTCGAAACTATTGTTGGACTGCTTTCAGCACCTCTTGACAAGTTGCAAGATTTAATGAAACGATGGCCTCAATAG
- a CDS encoding plasma membrane gluconate:proton symporter Ght3, which yields MKRIITSILVVFISMAGWLGGADTGSISGILNMKDFQARFANRFNPSTHEYSYTAARQGLLTGMVNAGCLFGAMLSSPFTEFIGKRNSICFFSGCYIIGQIVLITSIHSWVQVLVGKIFVGLTIGALSVLSPSYQSEVAPPQIRGAVVCTYQVFQTCGTLVAACINIGTKDLANTATWRIPLGINMLWGVFLMIGVLFLPESPRYLIYIGKEDQALQVMCETAELSPETDIIQTNFNTIRSDIDKEMAGGKAKWGDILGPEIRYRTALGFLTMLLRELIGNNYYFYYATQVFKGTGMTNKYLPAIILGAINFGTTLCVLGIVDRVGRRLPLVLGASFQGICFFIYAAVGDKKLYNPDGSSDTRAGSVMIVFSCLFIFSYCCSWGPIGWVIVGETFPIRYRSKCAGVAAAGNWLGNFMVSFFTPFISNAIGFKLGYIYACINVVSAFQIFFMAKETKGLTLEEVNDLYLSNVKPWNSSIYIRNVKKHHIEFSKEEERREREKSKGAQGQEEEFIENAEKIEDVDKTVDAGRLDFKI from the coding sequence atgaagagaatTATTACATCCATTCTCGTTGTGTTTATCTCCATGGCTGGATGGCTGGGAGGTGCCGATACCGGTTCCATTAGCGGCATTTTAAATATGAAGGATTTCCAAGCTCGTTTTGCGAATCGTTTTAATCCTTCTACACATGAGTATTCTTATACGGCTGCGCGTCAAGGTCTTTTGACGGGTATGGTGAATGCTGGTTGTCTGTTTGGTGCCATGCTTTCTTCCCCGTTTACGGAATTCATTGGAAAGCGAAATtctatttgcttttttagtGGATGCTATATTATAGGtcaaattgttttgattaCTTCCATCCATTCTTGGGTGCAAGTCTTGGTTGGTAAAATCTTTGTCGGTCTCACGATCGGTGCCTTGTCTGTTCTTAGTCCAAGTTACCAATCAGAAGTCGCCCCACCACAAATTCGCGGCGCCGTTGTCTGCACATACCAAGTGTTTCAAACATGCGGTACATTGGTAGCAGCATGCATCAACATCGGAACCAAGGATCTCGCCAACACAGCCACTTGGAGAATCCCTCTAGGAATCAACATGCTTTGGGGAGTATTTCTTATGATCGGTGTCCTTTTCCTTCCTGAATCCCCTAGATACCTTATTTAcattggaaaagaagaccAAGCTCTTCAAGTTATGTGTGAGACTGCTGAACTCAGCCCAGAGACCGATATCATTCAAACAAACTTCAACACGATTCGAAGTGATATTGATAAAGAGATGGCTggaggaaaagcaaaatggGGTGACATCCTTGGTCCAGAAATTCGGTATCGTACTGCTCTTGGGTTCTTGACTATGCTTTTAAGAGAGCTCATCGGTAATAACTACTACTTCTATTATGCTACTCAGGTGTTTAAGGGAACCGGAATGACAAACAAGTATCTTCCTGCAATTATTCTAGGTGCCATCAATTTTGGTACGACCTTGTGTGTACTTGGTATTGTGGACCGCGTTGGTAGGAGACTTCCGCTTGTGCTTGGTGCCAGTTTTCAGGGTATAtgctttttcatttacGCCGCCGTTGGTGATAAAAAGCTATATAATCCAGATGGTTCTTCAGACACTAGAGCCGGTTCTGTAATGATTGTGTTTTCatgtttgtttatcttttccTACTGCTGTTCTTGGGGACCTATTGGTTGGGTCATTGTTGGTGAAACGTTTCCAATCCGCTATCGCAGTAAATGTGCTGGTGTCGCAGCTGCAGGAAATTGGCTTGGTAACTTTatggtttctttctttactcCCTTTATTTCAAATGCTATAGGCTTCAAATTAGGATATATTTATGCTTGCATTAATGTTGTTTCAGCGttccaaatcttcttcatgGCGAAGGAAACTAAGGGATTGACGTTAGAAGAGGTGAATGATCTTTATCTTTCGAACGTCAAGCCCTGGAATTCTTCCATCTACATTCGTAATGTTAAGAAACATCATATTGAATTcagcaaagaagaagaaagacgTGAAAGAGAGAAGTCCAAAGGAGCCCAGGgtcaagaagaagaatttattgaaaatgccgaaaaaattgaagatgtTGATAAAACCGTTGATGCCGGAAGATTGGActttaaaatataa
- a CDS encoding MFS transporter superfamily translates to MSSNLSSFSVEKVETSVPPNTELMVHDSIATSYSKHSMRNLDDEKQNVYESSSQIEEGSIHSTTETGGESISEWKKFYEVFICGVALISDGYCSNSIGTVITILKRLYPKETTGNKSLKDIGMIAYVGTVVGQLSFGWYSDFFGRKNGMITATLILIVSTALCTGAYGYHGSINGMISAMIAYRFFLGIGIGAEYPCGSVAASENSSQMKPGRRHGLFILVTNAAVDIGLALGAFVPYILVCIFSDRHLRAVWRMSIGLGSVIPILLLIVRLPMKENGVYLKSKIPYSKIPWPVVLRLYGVRFLVICIVWFTYDLSTFAFSLYSSTIVSGVLPSNASIAKSFGWNTLINSFPLPGTWFSCIFVDIIGPKWCLVSGLISQGVIGLFMSGFYNQLVHRIAGFCVIYGIFLTLGEFGPGSNIGLLASKTSPTAIRGIYYGLAAAIGKCGAIAGVYAFGGNQVRVYFFAASGIALFVAVLVFFFLPQVHQTCVEDEDERFIQACVDAGYGNPYVYEETYLVKS, encoded by the coding sequence ATGTCTTCAAATTtgagttctttttctgttgaaAAAGTCGAAACAAGTGTTCCACCAAATACTGAATTAATGGTTCATGATTCGATAGCTACATCCtattcaaaacattcaATGAGAAATTTAGAcgatgaaaaacaaaatgtttACGAATCTTCATCGCAAATAGAAGAAGGATCTATCCATTCTACCACTGAAACTGGGGGTGAGTCTATTAGCGAATGGAAAAAGTTCTATGAAGTCTTCATCTGTGGTGTTGCCTTAATTTCGGATGGCTATTGCTCCAACTCTATCGGTACTGTCATAACGATTTTAAAGAGGCTTTATCCCAAGGAGACAACAGGCAACAAGTCACTAAAGGACATAGGTATGATTGCGTATGTTGGTACTGTTGTCGGTCAATTATCCTTTGGTTGGTACTCTGACTTTTTCGGTCGTAAGAATGGTATGATTACTGCTACTCTTATTCTTATTGTATCGACTGCTCTTTGCACTGGCGCTTATGGATATCACGGAAGTATTAATGGAATGATTTCTGCTATGATTGCTTATCGATTTTTTCTCGGTATCGGTATTGGCGCTGAATACCCTTGTGGATCAGTAGCTGCTTCTGAGAACTCGAGTCAAATGAAGCCAGGTAGACGACATGgtttattcattttggtAACAAATGCTGCTGTTGACATTGGGCTTGCTCTAGGTGCTTTTGTTCCATACATCCTTGTTTGCATATTTAGCGATCGTCATCTTCGGGCTGTCTGGCGTATGTCGATTGGTTTAGGTTCTGTCATTCctattcttcttctaattgTTCGCTTAccaatgaaagaaaatggagTTTATTTGAAATCTAAAATTCCCTATTCCAAAATTCCATGGCCTGTCGTCTTGCGTTTATACGGTGTTCGTTTCCTCGTCATCTGCATTGTGTGGTTCACTTATGACTTATCCACTTTTGCATTTAGCTTATACTCTAGTACTATTGTTAGTGGCGTTCTCCCTTCGAATGCATCTATCGCGAAAAGCTTTGGGTGGAACACTCTTATCAACTCATTTCCCCTCCCAGGTACTTGGTTCAGCTGTATTTTTGTCGACATTATTGGTCCCAAGTGGTGCTTAGTGTCTGGCTTGATTTCCCAAGGTGTCATCGGTCTTTTCATGTCCGGATTTTACAATCAACTGGTTCATCGTATCGCCGGCTTTTGTGTTATATATGGCATCTTTTTGACACTCGGTGAATTTGGTCCTGGTAGTAATATTGGCTTACTAGCTTCCAAAACTTCGCCTACTGCCATTCGCGGTATTTATTATGGTCTTGCTGCTGCCATTGGAAAGTGCGGTGCTATTGCTGGTGTATACGCCTTTGGTGGAAATCAAGTGCGAgtgtatttttttgctgCCAGTGGAATCGCGCTATTTGTTGCTGtcttggttttcttttttcttcctcaagTCCATCAGACCTGCGTGGAAGACGAAGATGAACGCTTCATTCAAGCTTGTGTCGATGCTGGATATGGAAATCCTTATGTTTACGAGGAAACATACCTTGTGAAATCGTAA
- a CDS encoding arylsulfatase: protein MTKSPNFLIIVADDLGWSDVGAFGSEINTPNLDALAKEGLRFTDFHTASACSPTRSMLLSGTDNHLAGLGQMAEFASRIHQWDGYPGYEGYLNWRVAALPEILKEKYDTIISGKWHLGLTKETSPSARGFEKVFSLLPGAGHHFKDYKPSDENYKESSDELKKLLPPLYMSGSEFVDADKELPEDFYSSDYFASKLINYLDEHYRKDKDKPFFAYLPFTAPHWPLQAPRHLIEKYKGKYNKGPDALRLSRLAKQETLGVYNSTTDGPPAEVSTDEEKQWSDMSEEEQKTSSRTMEVYAAMVEQLDRNVGNVIQYLKEKGEYDNTFVLFMSDNGAEGAILENKPLNGEKVSDLIRQRYNNTFDNLGNRNSFVWYGPRWALAATAPSKDSKFYISEGGIRCPLIVRFPPIIKNPGGISHDFTTVMDITPTVLELAGIRHPYPRYNERDVLPLRGKSWVNHLANGEPVYDEEVDFTGWELFGQRAVRRGPWKAIYVPKSNAFSVVTQKYKSGRGGDSKWRLYNVKEDCAESKDLSEERPDILRDLVNYWTLYVSETGLVPVIEN, encoded by the coding sequence ATGACAAAATCTCCAAACTTTCTCATTATTGTTGCAGATGACTTGGGTTGGTCAGATGTTGGAGCGTTTGGATCAGAAATCAACACACCCAATTTAGACGCCTTGGCCAAGGAGGGCCTTCGCTTTACTGACTTTCATACAGCATCAGCTTGTTCACCGACAAGGTCTATGCTCTTGTCTGGAACCGACAACCATCTTGCCGGTCTGGGTCAAATGGCAGAGTTTGCATCACGGATCCATCAATGGGATGGCTATCCTGGATACGAAGGCTATTTGAACTGGCGGGTAGCAGCTTTGCCTGagattttgaaggaaaaatatgATACCATAATTTCCGGAAAATGGCACTTGGGATTAACCAAAGAAACTTCTCCTTCAGCTCgtggatttgaaaaagtattttcCTTACTCCCTGGTGCTGGCCATCATTTTAAAGATTACAAACCTTCAGAtgaaaattacaaagaGAGTTCAGATGAACTAAAGAAATTACTTCCCCCTCTCTATATGTCTGGAAGCGAATTCGTCGACGCAGATAAAGAGCTCCCTGAAGATTTCTATTCTTCAGATTATTTCGCTTCCAAGCTCATAAATTATCTTGATGAACATTatagaaaagacaaagataAACCTTTCTTTGCGTACCTTCCATTTACCGCTCCTCACTGGCCTCTACAAGCACCTCGTCATCTCATCGAAAAGTACAAAGGGAAATATAATAAAGGCCCAGATGCTTTGCGGTTATCCAGGCTAGCAAAGCAGGAGACGCTTGGAGTCTATAACAGCACAACAGACGGTCCTCCAGCAGAAGTATCTAccgatgaagaaaaacagtgGTCAGATATgagtgaagaagaacaaaaaactAGTTCAAGGACGATGGAAGTTTACGCAGCAATGGTCGAACAACTAGATCGGAATGTTGGAAACGTGATTCAAtatttaaaggaaaaaggagaatACGACAAcacatttgttttgtttatgtcGGACAATGGTGCTGAAGGTGCTATTCTTGAGAATAAACCTTTAAATGGAGAGAAAGTTTCTGACCTCATTCGTCAAAGATATAATAACACATTTGATAATCTAGGAAATAGAAACTCATTCGTATGGTACGGCCCAAGATGGGCGTTGGCTGCCACGGCTCCTTCAAAAGATAGCAAATTTTACATTTCAGAAGGTGGAATCCGTTGTCCACTTATTGTTCGATTCCCTCCAATCATTAAGAACCCAGGAGGCATCTCGCATGACTTTACTACAGTTATGGATATCACTCCAACTGTCCTTGAGCTAGCGGGCATTCGACACCCATATCCTCGATACAATGAAAGGGATGTTTTACCATTGAGAGGGAAATCTTGGGTAAATCATCTTGCTAACGGGGAACCTGTCTATGATGAAGAAGTAGACTTTACTGGATGGGAATTATTTGGCCAGCGCGCAGTAAGACGTGGACCTTGGAAGGCCATTTACGTTCCCAAATCAAACGCCTTTTCTGTTGTAACTCAAAAGTATAAGAGCGGGCGAGGTGGTGATTCGAAATGGAGGCTTTACAACGTAAAAGAAGATTGTGCTGAATCCAAGGACCTTTCTGAGGAGAGGCCAGATATACTCCGTGATCTGGTCAATTATTGGACTTTGTATGTCAGCGAGACAGGCTTAGTTCCTGTCATTGAAAATTAA
- a CDS encoding pantothenate transporter liz1: protein MSNDETDDYLTHISGSRSSHSSDSEEDKKGPHTFTLKLTELESQPKVHEAKPDDLGPPLPQRTLYSLFFGPRTKIPDDAIATQYSVYDDPNVREAYYPIDTYENNHRFDPFFRWSWREEKRLVRKMDLFIMLWTCVMFFALELDRANIKQALSDNLLGDLGMTTNDYNNGMIVFYCSFLLAELPSQLISKRIGPDHWIPTQITLWSIVTIFQFFLKNKASFYVTRALLGVLEGGFIPDVVLYLSYYYTGSELNLRFSFFWISNSLADIFAAFSAVGILKLGGRHGIAGWRYLFLIQGLITFFIGLFSYGMMPSGPTATASWFRGKKGWFSERQEKIIVNRALRNDPSKGTMHNRQALTPKLLWKALCDYHLWPLYAIGVCFMIPCTPPNSYLTLSLKNLGFSTVKTNLLVLPSIFLKIINMLTLTFFSEMIGEKAMVCMSPQFYMLPLLIALYVLPGSTSKWVLYVLSTLIVGTPYAHPVQVGWNSQNSNSVRTRTVSASLYNISVQIGGIVSSMIYRADDAPRYRRGNRDLIGITCLNVVIYLFTKFFYVYINKKREKVWNDTTEEEKKYYIENTTDEGNKRLDFRFLH from the coding sequence ATGAGCAACGACGAAACAGATGACTATCTTACCCATATCAGTGGAAGTCGTAGTTCACATTCATCCGATTCAGAGgaagacaaaaaaggaCCACATACATTTACACTCAAGTTAACGGAATTAGAATCCCAACCCAAGGTCCATGAAGCCAAACCCGATGACTTGGGACCACCACTTCCTCAAAGGACCCTATACTCTTTGTTCTTTGGACCAAGGACAAAAATACCCGACGATGCGATAGCCACTCAGTATTCCGTGTACGATGATCCCAATGTACGAGAAGCGTATTACCCTATTGATACCTATGAAAATAATCACCGATTCGACCCATTTTTTCGATGGAGTTggagagaagaaaaacgacTTGTTagaaaaatggatttgtttattatgcTCTGGACATGTGTTATGTTTTTCGCACTCGAGCTGGATCGTGCCAATATCAAACAAGCGCTGAGTGATAACCTTTTGGGTGATTTAGGCATGACCACAAATGATTATAATAACGGaatgattgttttttactGCTCCTTTTTACTTGCAGAGTTGCCATCACAACTGATCAGTAAACGTATTGGTCCTGATCACTGGATCCCCACTCAAATCACGCTTTGGAGTATTGTGACaatatttcaatttttcttaaaaaataaagcttCCTTTTATGTGACCCGAGCCTTGCTTGGTGTTTTAGAAGGAGGATTCATTCCGGATGttgttttgtatttgtcTTATTACTACACGGGTTCCGAGTTGAACCTTcgcttttccttcttttggatttccaaTTCCCTTGCTGATATTTTCGCTGCTTTTTCTGCCGTCGGCATTCTCAAACTAGGTGGTCGCCATGGGATTGCTGGTTGGCGCTACCTCTTTTTGATTCAAGGCCTTatcactttttttattggtTTATTTTCCTATGGTATGATGCCTTCTGGCCCCACTGCCACTGCCTCTTGGTTCCGCGGGAAAAAAGGTTGGTTTAGTGAACGACAAGAGAAAATCATTGTCAATCGAGCATTACGAAACGATCCTTCGAAAGGTACTATGCACAATCGACAAGCATTAACTCCCAAGCTTCTTTGGAAAGCCCTCTGCGATTACCATTTGTGGCCTCTGTATGCAATTGGAgtttgttttatgattCCCTGTACTCCACCAAACTCCTATTTAACATTGAGCTTGAAAAACCTTGGATTCTCAACTGTCAAAACCAATTTACTAGTCCTTCCGTCAATATTCTTAAAGATTATAAACATGTTGACACTTACGTTTTTCAGCGAAATGATTGGAGAGAAAGCAATGGTTTGCATGAGTCCGCAATTTTATATGCTGCCTCTACTAATTGCCTTGTACGTTTTGCCCGGGTCTACCAGCAAGTGGGTATTGTATGTACTCTCTACTTTAATTGTTGGTACACCTTATGCGCATCCAGTACAGGTAGGTTGGAATTCTCAAAATTCGAATTCTGTTCGTACCCGAACTGTGTCTGCTTCATTGTATAATATCTCGGTCCAGATTGGTGGTATTGTGTCTTCCATGATTTATCGGGCAGATGATGCCCCTCGCTACAGACGAGGAAACCGCGATCTCATTGGCATTACTTGCCTTAACgttgttatttatttatttacaaaattctTCTATGTCtacataaacaaaaagagagagaaagTATGGAATGACACGACGGAAGaggagaaaaaatattacaTTGAAAATACTACGGatgaaggaaacaaaagactagattttcgttttcttcactGA